A stretch of Mastacembelus armatus chromosome 1, fMasArm1.2, whole genome shotgun sequence DNA encodes these proteins:
- the LOC113128535 gene encoding uncharacterized protein LOC113128535 produces MDWLHILVVLLEVVSSSHDWISGSQLDVTVVQTSGSVSEVRVRPGDNITLYCDCKQSLGVYVVWFRNCSHGNQPTLVMQTHTKSETRDTNYDLMPFPRYKFLNNSSHTYDLLILNVTDSDEGFYYCGTEQTKVVDDKYITQKYFYNYGNITTKLICESNHTHHYEVQPVYDSCWMQLYILCPVFAAVSSLLSSFVVYKCCHKKATEPQVTQQRPDNRTLNQDEDVCYAALEIRQASQRAKKTTQSYDSSTYSAIKTSRV; encoded by the exons ATGGACTGGCTGCATATTCTAGTGGTTCTCTTGG aagTTGTTTCCAGCAGTCATGACTGGATTTCTGGATCACAGCTGGATGTGACAGTCGTTCAGACCTCTGGATCGGTGTCAGAAGTGAGAGTCAGACCAGGAGACAACATCACTCTCTACTGTGACTGCAAACAGTCACTTGGAGTATACGTAGTTTGGTTCAGGAATTGTTCTCATGGGAACCAACCCACTCTTGTCATGCAAACTCATACAAAGTCAGAGACACGCGACACTAATTATGATCTGATGCCTTTCCCTCGTTATAAATTTTTGAATAATTCTTCTCACACCTATGACCTTTTGATTTTGAACGTCACGGATTCAGATGAAGGATTTTACTACTGTGGAACTGAACAGACGAAGGTGGTGGATGACAAATACATCacccaaaaatatttttataattatggAAATATCACAACAAAGCTCATATGTG AGTCCAACCACACTCATCACTATGAAGTTCAACCAGTCTACGACTCGTGCTGGATGCAGCTGTACATTCTGTGTCCAGTTTTTGcagctgtctcctctctcctctcttcttttgtGGTTTATAAATGCTGTCATAAAAAAG CTACAGAACCTCAAGTCACTCAGCAAAGACCTGACAACAGAACACTGAATCAG GATGAAGATGTGTGCTATGCTGCTCTGGAAATCCGCCAAGCATCACAGAGAGCAAAGAAGACAACTCAGAGTTACGACAGCAGCACCTATTCTGCCATTAAAACTTCTAGGGTATAg